A single window of Streptomyces diastaticus subsp. diastaticus DNA harbors:
- a CDS encoding phosphatase has protein sequence MSIPSRATLVEHLVRARIAGDVATPRDNNLDHYRRLANGDRHYWLGLELGDRWADEQDVLAVMAERCGVSDDPEHRHGQDTIDPELTVDGLERMAARLRKAAEGQERVLFATGHPGGLLDVHRATAAALRAAGCDIVVIPGGLRTSEGMVFQFADVAMLERGATLWHTHSPEPMTVILDGLEREGSPLPDLVVADHGWAGCAAQRGLDSLGYADCNDPALFIGEAEGTMQVTVPLDDHVLDPRFYDPMTAYLLDAAGLTP, from the coding sequence ATGTCGATACCCAGTCGCGCCACCCTCGTCGAGCATCTCGTCCGCGCCCGGATCGCCGGTGACGTCGCCACGCCCCGCGACAACAACCTCGACCACTACCGCAGGCTCGCCAACGGTGACCGCCACTACTGGCTGGGGCTGGAGCTGGGCGACCGCTGGGCCGACGAGCAGGACGTGCTGGCCGTGATGGCCGAGCGGTGCGGCGTCAGCGACGACCCGGAGCACCGGCACGGCCAGGACACCATCGACCCGGAGCTGACCGTCGACGGCCTGGAGCGCATGGCGGCCAGGCTCCGCAAGGCGGCCGAGGGCCAGGAGCGCGTCCTCTTCGCCACCGGCCACCCCGGCGGCCTCCTCGACGTCCACCGCGCCACGGCCGCAGCCCTGCGCGCCGCGGGCTGCGACATCGTCGTCATCCCCGGCGGGCTGCGCACCTCCGAGGGCATGGTCTTCCAGTTCGCCGACGTGGCGATGCTGGAGCGCGGCGCCACTCTCTGGCACACCCACTCCCCCGAGCCGATGACCGTCATCCTCGACGGCCTGGAGCGCGAGGGCAGCCCGCTGCCCGACCTGGTCGTCGCCGACCACGGCTGGGCGGGCTGCGCGGCCCAGCGCGGCCTCGACTCGCTCGGCTACGCCGACTGCAACGACCCGGCCCTCTTCATCGGCGAGGCCGAGGGCACCATGCAGGTCACCGTCCCCCTG